The following are encoded in a window of Pan troglodytes isolate AG18354 chromosome 4, NHGRI_mPanTro3-v2.0_pri, whole genome shotgun sequence genomic DNA:
- the NIPAL4 gene encoding magnesium transporter NIPA4 isoform X2 — translation MELRVSNTSCENGSLLHLYCSSQEVLCQIVNDLSPEVPSNATFHSWQERIRQNYGFYIGLGLAFLSSFLIGSSVILKKKGLLRLVATGATRAVAAGEVANFGAYAFAPATVVTPLGALSVLISAILSSYFLGESLNLLGKLGCVICVAGSTVMVIHAPEEEKVTTIMEMASKMKDTGFIVFAVLLLVSCLILIFVIAPRYGQRNILIYIIICSVIGAFSVAAVKGLGITIKNFFQGLPVVRHPLPYILSLILALSLSTQVNFLNRALDIFNTSLVFPIYYVFFTTVVVTSSIILFKEWYSMSAVDIAGTLSGFVTIILGVFMLHAFKDLDISCASLPHMHKNPPPSPAPEPTVIRLEDKNVLVDNIELASTSSPEEKPKVFIIHS, via the exons ATGGAGCTGCGGGTCAGCAACACCAGCTGCGAGAACG GTTCCCTGCTCCACCTCTACTGCTCCTCCCAAGAAGTCCTGTGCCAGATTGTCAATGACCTCAGCCCTGAGGTGCCCAGCAATGCCACCTTTCACAGCTGGCAGGAAAGAATCAGGCAGAACTATGGCTTCTACATCGGCCTGGGCCTGGCATTCCTGTCTAGCTTCCTCATCGGCAGCAGCGTCATCCTCAAGAAGAAAGGCCTCTTGCGACTCGTGGCCACGGGAGCCACTCGAGCTG TGGCTGCTGGAGAAGTTGCCAACTTTGGAGCCTACGCATTTGCACCTGCAACAGTCGTCACGCCTCTGGGAGCGCTGAGTGTCCTCATAAG TGCCATCCTCTCCTCATATTTCCTGGGGGAGAGTCTGAACCTGCTGGGGAAGCTGGGCTGTGTGATCTGTGTGGCCGGCAGCACAGTGATGGTGATACATGCCCCTGAGGAAGAGAAGGTCACTACCATCATGGAGATGGCTTCCAAGATGAAAGACACAG GGTTCATCGTGTTTGCTGTGCTTCTGCTGGTGTCATGCCTCATCCTCATCTTTGTCATTGCCCCACGTTACGGGCAAAGGAATATCCTCATCTACATCATCATCTGCTCTGTGATCGGGGCCTTCTCTGTGGCTGCTGTCAAGGGGCTGGGCATCACCATCAAGAACTTCTTCCAGGGGCTGCCAGTTGTCCGGCACCCGCTCCCCTACATCCTGTCCCTCATCCTGGCACTGTCCCTCAGCACTCAGGTCAACTTCCTCAACAGAGCACTGGACATTTTCAACACTTCCCTGGTGTTCCCCATCTACTACGTGTTCTTCACCACGGTGGTCGTTACCTCGTCCATCATCCTCTTCAAGGAGTGGTACAGCATGTCTGCTGTGGACATTGCGGGCACCCTCTCGGGCTTTGTCACCATCATCTTGGGCGTGTTCATGCTGCATGCTTTCAAAGACCTGGACATCAGCTGCGCCAGCTTGCCCCACATGCACAAAAACCCACCCCCTTCTCCCGCCCCGGAACCCACTGTCATTAGACTGGAAGACAAGAACGTCCTTGTGGACAATATAGAACTCGCCAGCACCTCATCACCAGAAGAGAAACCCAAAGTATTTATAATCCATTCTTGA
- the NIPAL4 gene encoding magnesium transporter NIPA4 isoform X1, with protein sequence MELRVSNTSCENGSLLHLYCSSQEVLCQIVNDLSPEVPSNATFHSWQERIRQNYGFYIGLGLAFLSSFLIGSSVILKKKGLLRLVATGATRAVDGGFGYLKDAMWWAGFLTMAAGEVANFGAYAFAPATVVTPLGALSVLISAILSSYFLGESLNLLGKLGCVICVAGSTVMVIHAPEEEKVTTIMEMASKMKDTGFIVFAVLLLVSCLILIFVIAPRYGQRNILIYIIICSVIGAFSVAAVKGLGITIKNFFQGLPVVRHPLPYILSLILALSLSTQVNFLNRALDIFNTSLVFPIYYVFFTTVVVTSSIILFKEWYSMSAVDIAGTLSGFVTIILGVFMLHAFKDLDISCASLPHMHKNPPPSPAPEPTVIRLEDKNVLVDNIELASTSSPEEKPKVFIIHS encoded by the exons ATGGAGCTGCGGGTCAGCAACACCAGCTGCGAGAACG GTTCCCTGCTCCACCTCTACTGCTCCTCCCAAGAAGTCCTGTGCCAGATTGTCAATGACCTCAGCCCTGAGGTGCCCAGCAATGCCACCTTTCACAGCTGGCAGGAAAGAATCAGGCAGAACTATGGCTTCTACATCGGCCTGGGCCTGGCATTCCTGTCTAGCTTCCTCATCGGCAGCAGCGTCATCCTCAAGAAGAAAGGCCTCTTGCGACTCGTGGCCACGGGAGCCACTCGAGCTG TGGATGGAGGCTTCGGCTACCTGAAAGATGCAATGTGGTGGGCTGGATTTCTCACCA TGGCTGCTGGAGAAGTTGCCAACTTTGGAGCCTACGCATTTGCACCTGCAACAGTCGTCACGCCTCTGGGAGCGCTGAGTGTCCTCATAAG TGCCATCCTCTCCTCATATTTCCTGGGGGAGAGTCTGAACCTGCTGGGGAAGCTGGGCTGTGTGATCTGTGTGGCCGGCAGCACAGTGATGGTGATACATGCCCCTGAGGAAGAGAAGGTCACTACCATCATGGAGATGGCTTCCAAGATGAAAGACACAG GGTTCATCGTGTTTGCTGTGCTTCTGCTGGTGTCATGCCTCATCCTCATCTTTGTCATTGCCCCACGTTACGGGCAAAGGAATATCCTCATCTACATCATCATCTGCTCTGTGATCGGGGCCTTCTCTGTGGCTGCTGTCAAGGGGCTGGGCATCACCATCAAGAACTTCTTCCAGGGGCTGCCAGTTGTCCGGCACCCGCTCCCCTACATCCTGTCCCTCATCCTGGCACTGTCCCTCAGCACTCAGGTCAACTTCCTCAACAGAGCACTGGACATTTTCAACACTTCCCTGGTGTTCCCCATCTACTACGTGTTCTTCACCACGGTGGTCGTTACCTCGTCCATCATCCTCTTCAAGGAGTGGTACAGCATGTCTGCTGTGGACATTGCGGGCACCCTCTCGGGCTTTGTCACCATCATCTTGGGCGTGTTCATGCTGCATGCTTTCAAAGACCTGGACATCAGCTGCGCCAGCTTGCCCCACATGCACAAAAACCCACCCCCTTCTCCCGCCCCGGAACCCACTGTCATTAGACTGGAAGACAAGAACGTCCTTGTGGACAATATAGAACTCGCCAGCACCTCATCACCAGAAGAGAAACCCAAAGTATTTATAATCCATTCTTGA